The Panicum hallii strain FIL2 chromosome 9, PHallii_v3.1, whole genome shotgun sequence genome has a window encoding:
- the LOC112875529 gene encoding 54S ribosomal protein L51, mitochondrial, producing the protein MALRGVWQLQKLVVNYCDWGGSSRGIRAFMEAHLPAFKEKNPHLEVVTELVRGHHPNLKGIYKNHNERVVCVRNLPPEEILLQATRLRNSLGRKVVKLRTRHVTKRPSVQGTWTTDLKM; encoded by the exons ATGGCGCTGAGGGGGGTATGGCAGCTGCAGAAGCTTGTGGTGAACTACTGCGACTGGGGAGGGAGCAGCAGGGGGATCAG AGCCttcatggaggcacatcttccAGCCTTTAAGGAAAAGAATCCACACTTAGAAGTGGTGACTGAGCTTGTCCGCGGTCACCACCCTAACTTGAAAGGAATTTACA AAAACCATAATGAGCGAGTGGTCTGCGTAAGAAATTTACCACCTGAGGAAATACTCTTGCAAGCCACCCGGTTAAGGAACTCTCTGGGCAGGAAGGTGGTGAAGCTGCGAACCAGACACGTCACGAAACGCCCGAGTGTCCAGGGAACATGGACGACAGACCTGAAGATGTGA
- the LOC112878315 gene encoding probable protein phosphatase 2C 29 — MGGFRRWLPFGGGCCCCGGGGGGGRGVADGLVWDVPLKAHASGDYSIAVAQANEALEDQAQVLAAPGATLVGVYDGHGGPEAARFVNRRLFSLIQDYAAENGGLSAEVFQKAFGATEDEFVGMVQKSWPSHPRIMSVGSCCLVGAIENGTLYVANLGDSRAVLGRRDDGPGRGKRVVAERLSRDHNVADEDVRREVTEMHPDDSHIVLNSHGVWRIKGIIQVSRSIGDVYLKKPDMCRSNPMLQQSLCPFPLRRPVMSAVPSITTRELRPGDRFVIFASDGLWEQLSDDAAVGIVAGSPRKGVAMRLVRAAQLEAARKKEVKYEKIRTIEKGHRRHFHDDITVVVLFLDRCRGAARSGPEDIGGTYAPVDVFSCSPAGDHEDPTKPVLRR, encoded by the exons ATGGGAGGTTTTAGGCGGTGGCTGCCGTTCGGCGGcgggtgctgctgctgcggcggcggcgggggaggaggcaGGGGCGTGGCGGACGGGCTGGTGTGGGACGTGCCTCTCAAGGCGCACGCGTCGGGGGACTACTCCATCGCCGTGGCGCAGGCCAACGAGGCGCTCGAGGACCAGGCGCAGGTGCTCGCGGCGCCGGGCGCCACGCTCGTCGGCGTCTACGACGGCCACGGCGGGCCCGAGGCCGCGCGCTTCGTCAACAGGCGCCTTTTCTCCCTCATCCAAG ATTATGCGGCCGAGAACGGGGGCCTGTCGGCGGAGGTGTTCCAGAAGGCCTTCGGCGCGACGGAGGACGAGTTCGTGGGCATGGTGCAGAAGTCGTGGCCGTCGCATCCGCGGATCATGTCCGTGGGCTCCTGCTGCCTGGTGGGCGCCATCGAGAACGGGACGCTGTACGTGGCCAACCTCGGCGACTCGCGCGCCGTGCTCGGCCGCCGCGACGACGGCCCCGGCCGAGGGAAGCGGGTGGTGGCGGAGCGGCTGTCCCGGGACCACAACGTCGCCGACGAGGACGTGCGGCGGGAGGTGACCGAGATGCACCCGGACGACTCGCACATCGTGCTCAACAGCCACGGCGTGTGGCGGATCAAGGGGATCATCCAGGTGTCCCGATCCATCGGCGACGTGTACCTCAAGAAGCCGGACATGTGCCGGAGCAACCCGATGCTGCAGCAGTCGCTGTGCCCGTTCCCGCTGCGCCGCCCCGTGATGAGCGCCGTGCCGTCGATCACGACCCGGGAGCTCCGCCCCGGCGACCGGTTCGTCATCTTCGCGTCCGACGGGCTGTGGGAGCAGCTCAGCGACGACGCCGCGGTGGGCATCGTGGCGGGCAGCCCGAGGAAGGGCGTGGCGATGCGGCTGGTGCGCGCCGCGCAGCTGGAGGCGGCGCGGAAGAAGGAGGTCAAGTACGAGAAGATCCGGACCATCGAGAAGGGCCACCGGCGGCACTTCCACGACGACATCACCGTCGTGGTGCTCTTCCTCGACAGGTGCCGCGGCGCGGCCCGGTCCGGCCCCGAGGACATCGGCGGCACCTACGCGCCCGTCGACGTGTTCTCCTGCAgccccgccggcgaccacgAGGACCCGACGAAGCCCGTCCTGAGGCGTTGA